DNA sequence from the Lachancea thermotolerans CBS 6340 chromosome H complete sequence genome:
TAACAGCTTGGGACGGGAACAATAATGTCGAGCTCGACCGTCCAGTTTGATTGGATCATCAAAATCGAGCTCACATAAGTCGCGGCTGTTGCAGAAGTTTACATCGGTCAAGGCCCTGTTAGAGACACAGATATGCCAAGACATATATCAGCACTCGCAAGCAACAAAACAATACAGATAGTTTCGGGGTTAGACAGCCTCTGAGTTCCATATGCAGCTGGGCTGCATATCGTTACACGTCCTGCAACAAGCTCTGAGCTACAAGTACAAGTACACTTTATGTGATAGGATTGCTGTCACACTTCGGTGTTCTTGAACCTCTTAGTCATGTGATGAAATTGTCGAGAAAGCAGTATATGAATTATTCAAGAGTGCTTCCATTTCAAGCAATAAAAAGCCCTTAAAGAGTGCCTTAGCTTGACAATGCCATACCCAGAAGTTGCCGCCTTTGACTTGGATTACACAGTGTGGCCCTGTTTCTGCGATACCCACCTGAACCCGCCCTTCAAGCCTGTTACGGGCAAGAACGGTGAGGTCCATACGTTGATTGACTCCTACGGATACGAGGTTGCGTTTTATAAAGATGTACCTCGGATCTTGGCCGACCTGAAGTCACACGGGGTCAAGATCGTGTCTGCTTCGAGGACCTGGGCCCCTGATATTGCTCGTGATCTATTGCGAGGCTTTAAAGTCGAATACGAAGGCGAAATTGTACCGCTGATCACTTTGTTTGACTCGCTTCAGTGGGGAGAGAGAAGCAAGGTCAACCACATTAGCCTTGGCATCAAAGACATATTCGGAAAGAAAGCTGACATTAAAGACTACAAGTGTTGTCTGTTTGATGACGAAAGCAGGAACAGAGACGTTGAGAGATACGGCGTTAAATACGTATACGTAAGGGATCCCGAAAAAGGCACAACTTGGGATCTCTACCAAAGATATCTAAGCGGTAATTAATCAGAagcattgtttttgtgacCTATGCCACTCTCAATATGGCTAATTGCTGACACCATGGCGGGAATCTAACCTGCCAAGACTTCATCACATGCATTACGCCTATGGATATACTGGCTGTTGCCATTTGGTTTCAACTATAAgagccttgttggcg
Encoded proteins:
- a CDS encoding Mg-dependent acid phosphatase (similar to uniprot|P40081 Saccharomyces cerevisiae YER134C Hypothetical ORF), which translates into the protein MPYPEVAAFDLDYTVWPCFCDTHLNPPFKPVTGKNGEVHTLIDSYGYEVAFYKDVPRILADLKSHGVKIVSASRTWAPDIARDLLRGFKVEYEGEIVPLITLFDSLQWGERSKVNHISLGIKDIFGKKADIKDYKCCLFDDESRNRDVERYGVKYVYVRDPEKGTTWDLYQRYLSGN